A section of the Parasteatoda tepidariorum isolate YZ-2023 chromosome 6, CAS_Ptep_4.0, whole genome shotgun sequence genome encodes:
- the LOC107448311 gene encoding eukaryotic initiation factor 4A-I isoform X2, whose product MKENGPDDEHSLGRAPDREYDGPPGMEPDGVIESNWEYVVDNFDDMNLREELLRGIYAYGFEKPSAIQQRAIIPCIKGLDVIAQAQSGTGKTATFSIAILQKIDTSLRECQALILAPTRELAQQIQKVVIALGDYMNAQCHACIGGTNVREDIRKLEMGVHVVVGTPGRVFDMISRKALRTDHIKIFVLDEADEMLSRGFKDQIYDVFTTLNSSIQVILLSATMPVDVLEVTKKFMREPVRILVKKEELTLEGIKQFYISVEREDWKLDTLCDLYETLTITQAVIFCNTRRKVDWLMEKMHSRDFTVSALHGDMDQKERDVIMREFRSGSSRVLITTDLLARGIDVQQVSLVINYDLPTNRENYIHRIGRGGRFGRKGVAINFVTEDDKRTLRDIEQFYNTQIEEMPMNVADLI is encoded by the exons ATGAAAGA AAATGGCCCAGATGATGAGCATTCCTTGGGAAGAGCTCCTGACAGAGAGTATGATGGACCACCTGGAATGGAACCAGATGGTGTCATTGAG aGTAACTGGGAGTATGTTGTTGACAATTTTGATGATATGAATTTACGGGAAGAACTTTTGCGTGGTATATATGCATATGGTTTTGAAAAGCCTTCAGCTATACAACAGAGGGCAATTATCCCATGTATTAAAG gTCTTGATGTAATAGCTCAAGCACAATCTGGAACAGGAAAAACAGCAACATTTTCTATTGCCATTCTGCAAAAAATTGATACTAGTCTTAGAGAATGTCAAGCTCTCATACTAGCTCCAACTAGAGAGTTAGCTCAGCag ATACAAAAAGTCGTCATTGCTCTTGGTGATTATATGAATGCACAGTGCCATGCTTGTATTGGAGGAACTAATGTTAGAGAAGATATTCGTAAATTAGAAATGGGTGTTCACGTAGTTGTAGGAACACCTGGTCGAGTGTTCGATATGATCAGTAGAAAAGCATTAA GAACAGatcatatcaaaatatttgtgttagaTGAGGCAGATGAAATGCTTTCTAGAGGATTTAAGGATCAAATTTATGATGTGTTTACTACCCTCAACTCTAGTATCcag GTTATTTTGCTTTCTGCTACAATGCCAGTTGATGTTTTGgaagttactaaaaaatttatgcgtGAACCAGTTCGTATTTTAGTTAAGAAAGAAGAATTAACTTTGGAAGGCATAAAGCAATTTTACATATCAGTAGAAAGAGAG gactGGAAACTTGACACACTTTGTGATTTATATGAAACTTTGACTATCACACAAGCTGTGATATTTTGCAACACTAGACGAAAAGTAGATTGGCTTATGGAGAAAATGCATAGTCGTGATTTTACAGTGTCTGCTTTG catggTGACATGGACCAAAAAGAAAGAGACGTCATTATGCGGGAGTTTCGCTCTGGATCTAGCCGTGTTCTTATTACTACAGATTTGTTAGCTAGAGGAATAGATGTGCAACAAGTTTCACTAGTTATAAATTATGACTTGCCTACGAATAGAGAAAACTATATTCACAG GATTGGCAGGGGTGGCCGGTTTGGGCGTAAAGGTGttgcaattaattttgtaactgAAGATGATAAAAGAACCTTGCGAGATATTGAGCAGTTTTATAATACGCAAATTGAAGAAATGCCAATGAATGTtgctgatttaatttaa
- the LOC107448311 gene encoding eukaryotic initiation factor 4A-I isoform X1 encodes MSVAFEESRNGPDDEHSLGRAPDREYDGPPGMEPDGVIESNWEYVVDNFDDMNLREELLRGIYAYGFEKPSAIQQRAIIPCIKGLDVIAQAQSGTGKTATFSIAILQKIDTSLRECQALILAPTRELAQQIQKVVIALGDYMNAQCHACIGGTNVREDIRKLEMGVHVVVGTPGRVFDMISRKALRTDHIKIFVLDEADEMLSRGFKDQIYDVFTTLNSSIQVILLSATMPVDVLEVTKKFMREPVRILVKKEELTLEGIKQFYISVEREDWKLDTLCDLYETLTITQAVIFCNTRRKVDWLMEKMHSRDFTVSALHGDMDQKERDVIMREFRSGSSRVLITTDLLARGIDVQQVSLVINYDLPTNRENYIHRIGRGGRFGRKGVAINFVTEDDKRTLRDIEQFYNTQIEEMPMNVADLI; translated from the exons ATGTCCGTGGCATTCGAAGAGTCAAG AAATGGCCCAGATGATGAGCATTCCTTGGGAAGAGCTCCTGACAGAGAGTATGATGGACCACCTGGAATGGAACCAGATGGTGTCATTGAG aGTAACTGGGAGTATGTTGTTGACAATTTTGATGATATGAATTTACGGGAAGAACTTTTGCGTGGTATATATGCATATGGTTTTGAAAAGCCTTCAGCTATACAACAGAGGGCAATTATCCCATGTATTAAAG gTCTTGATGTAATAGCTCAAGCACAATCTGGAACAGGAAAAACAGCAACATTTTCTATTGCCATTCTGCAAAAAATTGATACTAGTCTTAGAGAATGTCAAGCTCTCATACTAGCTCCAACTAGAGAGTTAGCTCAGCag ATACAAAAAGTCGTCATTGCTCTTGGTGATTATATGAATGCACAGTGCCATGCTTGTATTGGAGGAACTAATGTTAGAGAAGATATTCGTAAATTAGAAATGGGTGTTCACGTAGTTGTAGGAACACCTGGTCGAGTGTTCGATATGATCAGTAGAAAAGCATTAA GAACAGatcatatcaaaatatttgtgttagaTGAGGCAGATGAAATGCTTTCTAGAGGATTTAAGGATCAAATTTATGATGTGTTTACTACCCTCAACTCTAGTATCcag GTTATTTTGCTTTCTGCTACAATGCCAGTTGATGTTTTGgaagttactaaaaaatttatgcgtGAACCAGTTCGTATTTTAGTTAAGAAAGAAGAATTAACTTTGGAAGGCATAAAGCAATTTTACATATCAGTAGAAAGAGAG gactGGAAACTTGACACACTTTGTGATTTATATGAAACTTTGACTATCACACAAGCTGTGATATTTTGCAACACTAGACGAAAAGTAGATTGGCTTATGGAGAAAATGCATAGTCGTGATTTTACAGTGTCTGCTTTG catggTGACATGGACCAAAAAGAAAGAGACGTCATTATGCGGGAGTTTCGCTCTGGATCTAGCCGTGTTCTTATTACTACAGATTTGTTAGCTAGAGGAATAGATGTGCAACAAGTTTCACTAGTTATAAATTATGACTTGCCTACGAATAGAGAAAACTATATTCACAG GATTGGCAGGGGTGGCCGGTTTGGGCGTAAAGGTGttgcaattaattttgtaactgAAGATGATAAAAGAACCTTGCGAGATATTGAGCAGTTTTATAATACGCAAATTGAAGAAATGCCAATGAATGTtgctgatttaatttaa